The following coding sequences are from one Leptolyngbya sp. NIES-3755 window:
- a CDS encoding hypothetical protein (similar to AA sequence:cyanobase_aa:Cyan7425_4633), translating into MIFLIDHNLRGHALVFFGAIASEGWLDLVSIQFVTFAEIGLSIDSDDRTVWRIAQEDQMVLLTANRSMKGKDSLEQVMREENTSESLPVVTVSNTDRLLNDSEYRGRCVESLIEIVLAIDSYRGARRIFIP; encoded by the coding sequence ATGATCTTTCTAATCGACCACAATCTTAGAGGTCATGCTCTGGTATTTTTTGGCGCGATCGCGAGTGAGGGCTGGCTTGATCTGGTTTCGATTCAGTTTGTGACATTTGCAGAAATTGGATTATCGATCGATAGTGACGACAGGACAGTTTGGCGAATCGCTCAAGAAGATCAGATGGTATTACTTACTGCCAATCGCAGCATGAAAGGAAAAGATTCGCTAGAACAGGTGATGCGAGAAGAAAACACTTCGGAGTCCTTGCCTGTTGTTACGGTAAGTAATACCGATCGACTTCTAAATGATTCCGAATATCGAGGTCGCTGTGTTGAAAGCTTGATTGAAATTGTGCTTGCGATCGACAGTTATCGAGGAGCCAGAAGAATCTTCATTCCTTGA
- a CDS encoding hypothetical protein (similar to AA sequence:cyanobase_aa:MAE22490), producing the protein MKQTIAKRNLRDEAMTLIIRTERGLTIANTRITLYDVMDYVTAQYPPHFIRGLFDLTESQINAALAYIEVHRAEVEAEYQQVLKESEELRQYYEAQNRDRVAHIAAQLPKPGTEAAWEKLRAAKAQRESKV; encoded by the coding sequence ATGAAGCAGACTATAGCAAAGAGAAATTTACGCGACGAGGCGATGACATTGATTATTCGGACAGAGCGTGGGCTAACGATCGCAAACACCCGCATCACACTCTACGACGTGATGGATTATGTAACGGCTCAATATCCGCCTCATTTTATTCGTGGATTGTTTGATCTGACAGAATCACAGATAAATGCGGCTCTCGCTTATATTGAGGTGCATCGTGCAGAGGTGGAAGCTGAATATCAGCAAGTTCTCAAAGAATCTGAAGAACTGCGGCAGTACTACGAAGCGCAAAATCGCGATCGAGTTGCTCACATTGCAGCACAGCTCCCAAAGCCTGGAACTGAAGCGGCTTGGGAGAAGCTTCGGGCAGCTAAGGCTCAACGCGAATCCAAAGTATGA
- a CDS encoding hypothetical protein (Q55606;~similar to AA sequence:cyanobase_aa:LBDG_08530): MTEIRFQADADLRQAIVTGAIRRYPNLDFQSANEAGLEGLKDPEVLAIAAREGRVLVTHDRKTMPTEFGQFITLQKSSGVLILSQNLPIGEAIDAVILVWEASTAEEWVDQIMTFPF; this comes from the coding sequence ATGACAGAGATTCGATTCCAAGCGGATGCCGATCTGAGACAAGCGATCGTCACAGGTGCGATTCGCAGATATCCTAATCTGGATTTTCAGTCAGCGAACGAAGCGGGACTTGAAGGGCTGAAAGATCCGGAGGTTTTGGCGATCGCGGCGCGAGAAGGTCGGGTATTGGTGACGCACGATCGTAAAACGATGCCGACTGAGTTTGGTCAATTCATCACGTTGCAAAAGAGTTCTGGTGTTCTCATTCTTTCTCAGAATCTACCCATTGGTGAAGCGATCGATGCCGTCATTCTGGTTTGGGAAGCGTCTACGGCTGAAGAATGGGTTGACCAAATTATGACCTTTCCATTCTGA
- a CDS encoding hypothetical protein (Q8YPQ9;~similar to AA sequence:cyanobase_aa:LBDG_08520) codes for MESKCDRISGIMCWFSLVRSRLCLLKFDYQATGIFMALAPILSKSYIEQRGTAYWIEGTRISLDSVVYSFLNGDSPESIAQNFPLLSLEQVYGAIAFYLANRSLIDAYLQEGEAEFERLQQTCREKSPLLYQKLKAAQAQKQ; via the coding sequence ATGGAATCTAAATGCGATCGTATCTCAGGAATCATGTGCTGGTTTTCTTTGGTGCGATCGCGCTTGTGTCTCCTAAAATTTGATTATCAAGCGACTGGTATCTTTATGGCATTAGCTCCGATTTTGTCAAAGTCGTACATTGAGCAACGAGGAACAGCATATTGGATAGAAGGCACTCGGATTTCGCTCGACTCTGTTGTTTACTCATTTCTCAATGGCGATTCACCGGAAAGTATTGCTCAGAATTTTCCGTTGCTCTCGCTTGAACAGGTGTATGGCGCGATCGCGTTTTATCTGGCAAATCGATCGCTGATTGATGCGTATCTGCAAGAAGGAGAAGCCGAATTTGAGCGACTACAGCAGACTTGCAGAGAAAAGAGTCCTTTGCTGTATCAAAAACTGAAAGCGGCTCAAGCTCAGAAGCAATGA
- a CDS encoding hypothetical protein (similar to AA sequence:cyanobase_aa:LBDG_41950) yields the protein MYDGDDIDLLYVLSSGGWSTCLLFVNRQIYELDISHSFGNPIGDLIEATVLMMKGDSTVELTWWNEPGGNRWRMTRNPAKRHLMKVVVTEFPSHYSFGDEVAGEIMLVEFEIKINQFAKLVYYQMKKLAALLKEKSFEKNRSGDFPYQAFFKLESFFGV from the coding sequence ATGTACGATGGTGATGATATCGACCTCTTATATGTTCTATCGTCTGGTGGATGGAGTACCTGTTTGCTCTTCGTGAATAGGCAGATTTACGAATTAGATATTAGCCATAGTTTCGGGAATCCAATCGGAGATCTTATCGAAGCTACTGTTTTAATGATGAAAGGCGATTCGACAGTGGAACTTACTTGGTGGAATGAACCGGGGGGCAACCGATGGAGGATGACTAGAAATCCCGCTAAGAGACACTTAATGAAGGTCGTAGTAACAGAATTTCCATCCCATTATTCTTTCGGTGATGAAGTCGCTGGAGAAATAATGTTGGTGGAGTTTGAGATTAAGATCAACCAATTCGCAAAGCTTGTTTACTATCAGATGAAAAAGCTTGCTGCATTGCTTAAAGAAAAGAGTTTTGAGAAAAATCGCTCAGGGGATTTTCCCTATCAAGCATTCTTCAAATTGGAATCCTTCTTCGGGGTTTGA
- a CDS encoding polyamine-transporting ATPase (similar to AA sequence:cyanobase_aa:LBDG_41940), producing MTVDAPKPQNLSAIQAIDLSFGWSEDKAILRSCALDVPKGEFWMLLGANGSGKSTLLRLLAGLLQPTGGEVLISPPVGFVFQNPDHQLVMPTVGADVAFGLVDEGLTIAQIRERVEESLSAVSLGAFQRRPIYALSGGQKQRVAIAGAIARHCDVLLLDEPTALLDPDSQLELVAQVQTLVKKRGITALWVTHRLEELEYCDGAFLLEAGKVVDKGDPERLKQRLMQTEDVED from the coding sequence ATGACCGTAGACGCGCCCAAACCGCAAAACCTTTCTGCAATTCAAGCGATCGACCTGAGTTTTGGCTGGTCGGAGGACAAGGCGATTTTGCGCTCTTGTGCGCTGGACGTGCCGAAGGGTGAATTTTGGATGCTGTTGGGCGCAAATGGCAGCGGTAAATCGACGCTGCTGCGATTGTTGGCGGGATTGCTGCAACCGACTGGGGGAGAAGTTCTGATCTCGCCTCCGGTCGGTTTTGTGTTTCAAAATCCGGATCATCAGTTGGTGATGCCGACGGTGGGGGCGGATGTGGCGTTTGGGCTGGTGGATGAAGGGTTGACGATCGCGCAGATTCGAGAGCGGGTGGAAGAGTCGCTTTCGGCTGTGAGTTTGGGGGCGTTTCAGCGTCGTCCGATTTATGCGCTGAGTGGGGGACAGAAACAGCGGGTGGCGATCGCGGGTGCGATCGCTCGTCATTGTGATGTCCTTTTATTAGATGAGCCGACCGCGTTGCTTGATCCGGATAGCCAGTTGGAGTTGGTGGCGCAGGTGCAGACGTTGGTGAAGAAGCGGGGGATTACGGCGCTTTGGGTGACGCATCGGCTGGAAGAATTGGAGTATTGCGATGGGGCGTTTTTGTTAGAAGCGGGGAAGGTTGTTGATAAAGGCGATCCTGAACGCTTGAAACAAAGGTTGATGCAAACCGAAGACGTTGAAGATTAG
- a CDS encoding hypothetical protein (conserved hypothetical protein;~similar to AA sequence:cyanobase_aa:LBDG_41930) — MYILELTLKGNPLGLSFQRKSVEAAEATYQEITNAMKGGGGLLEFTCDRQTDKKIAVFADNIAAVQMYEKSSAAASGRPAGFSFATAE; from the coding sequence ATGTATATTCTCGAATTAACCCTGAAGGGAAACCCACTCGGTCTCTCATTTCAACGGAAATCAGTGGAAGCAGCGGAAGCAACTTATCAAGAAATCACCAATGCCATGAAGGGCGGCGGCGGACTGTTGGAATTCACCTGCGATCGCCAAACCGATAAGAAGATCGCGGTGTTTGCCGATAATATTGCGGCGGTTCAGATGTATGAGAAATCGAGCGCGGCAGCTTCGGGCAGACCCGCAGGATTCTCATTTGCAACGGCGGAATAG
- a CDS encoding photosystem II D2 protein (similar to AA sequence:cyanobase_aa:LBDG_41920) — protein sequence MTIAVGRAPAQRGVFDALDDWLKRDRFVFVGWSGILLFPCAFLALGGWMTGTTFVSSWYTHGLASSYLEGCNFLTVAVSTPADSLGHSLLLLWGPEAQGDFTRWCQLGGLWTFVALHGAFGLIGFCLRQLEIARLVGIRPYNAIAFTGPIAVFVSVFLMYPLGQSSWFFAPSFGVAAIFRFILFIQGFHNFTLNPFHMMGVAGILGGALLCAIHGATVENTLFEDGDGSSTFRAFNPTQAEETYSMVTANRFWSQIFGIAFSNKRWLHFFMLFVPVTGLWMASVGIIGIALNLRAYDFVSQELRAAEDPEFETFYTKNILLNEGIRAWMASQDQPHEHFVFPEEVLPRGNAL from the coding sequence ATGACCATCGCAGTAGGTCGCGCCCCAGCGCAGAGAGGCGTATTCGATGCCCTCGACGACTGGCTCAAACGCGATAGATTCGTCTTCGTCGGCTGGTCAGGTATCCTGCTTTTCCCCTGTGCCTTCCTGGCACTCGGCGGCTGGATGACCGGCACCACCTTCGTGTCCTCCTGGTACACCCACGGACTCGCCTCCTCGTACCTCGAAGGCTGTAACTTCCTCACCGTTGCCGTTTCCACTCCCGCAGACAGCTTGGGACACTCCTTGCTGCTGCTCTGGGGACCGGAAGCACAAGGTGACTTCACCCGCTGGTGTCAACTCGGCGGACTCTGGACCTTCGTTGCCCTCCACGGCGCGTTCGGTCTGATCGGCTTCTGTCTACGTCAGCTCGAAATCGCACGACTCGTCGGCATTCGTCCGTACAACGCGATCGCGTTCACCGGACCGATCGCGGTATTCGTCTCGGTGTTCTTGATGTACCCGTTGGGACAATCGAGCTGGTTCTTCGCACCCTCGTTTGGTGTCGCTGCAATCTTCCGTTTCATCTTGTTCATCCAAGGGTTCCACAACTTCACCCTGAACCCGTTCCACATGATGGGCGTGGCTGGGATTCTCGGTGGCGCACTGCTGTGTGCGATTCATGGAGCGACGGTTGAGAACACCTTGTTTGAAGACGGCGACGGGTCGAGCACCTTCCGGGCGTTTAACCCGACCCAAGCCGAAGAAACCTATTCGATGGTGACCGCGAACCGCTTCTGGTCACAGATCTTCGGAATTGCCTTCAGCAACAAACGGTGGTTGCACTTCTTCATGCTGTTCGTCCCTGTGACGGGACTGTGGATGGCATCGGTGGGCATCATCGGGATTGCGCTCAACCTGCGCGCCTACGACTTCGTCTCTCAGGAACTTCGAGCTGCTGAAGACCCGGAATTTGAAACGTTCTACACGAAGAACATTTTGCTGAACGAGGGCATCCGGGCGTGGATGGCATCTCAGGATCAGCCGCATGAACACTTTGTATTCCCTGAAGAAGTGCTGCCTCGCGGTAACGCTCTCTAA
- a CDS encoding carbohydrate-selective porin OprB (similar to AA sequence:cyanobase_aa:LBDG_41910): protein MRKILLNSLFTSPAVLGAALMMSSSAIAAPKAEVAGLPALEVGTQSKVVAPLTEVKALADVKSLSPEKTAETVKPQPQIAAEFSPAKSVVVNEPVKVAQAATETPATPTSVDSLNQINRYSREGQGATSAGQVTSVSQLSDVRPTDWAFQALQSLVERYGCIAGYPDRTYRGNRALTRFEFAAGLNACLDRVNELIAASTADLVKKEDLATLQKLQEQFAAELATIRGRVDALEARTTTLERQQFSTTTKLAGEAIFAVTDEFGVRGTGGNNTVFQNRIRLALNTSFTGRDLLVTRIAAGNADLFQLNGAGTPGGAVAEGIQTFNFGNTGGNRGFIDWVAYYFPVGENLRFYIPVVGGLHYDYAPTISPALDAADGGTGPLSVFAQRNPIYLIGGGSGIGATFGINSAFQLSAGYLADNSDGTQLTFGANNPAAGGGLFNGSYGALAQLTFTPSNALQIGLTYVNAYRRGAIFDTGSALASSGTFLANRNIGGSGASQVSAYGASVAFRPSPNIVLNAFGSLINANFVDDGEGQKDIWTYGVGVAFPDFGKKGNLLGFVAGAEPYMGNPGAGLRNDIPLHFEGFYKYQLTDNISVTPGVIWVVNPGQNEANDDVVIGTIRTTFTF, encoded by the coding sequence ATGCGTAAGATCTTATTGAACTCTCTGTTCACAAGTCCTGCTGTTTTGGGCGCAGCTCTAATGATGTCTTCCTCCGCGATCGCGGCTCCGAAGGCAGAAGTCGCTGGACTGCCCGCTCTTGAAGTTGGAACTCAGTCGAAGGTCGTTGCACCTCTTACTGAAGTCAAGGCTCTGGCTGATGTGAAATCGCTCAGCCCCGAAAAGACCGCTGAAACGGTCAAGCCTCAACCCCAAATTGCAGCAGAATTCAGCCCTGCTAAATCTGTAGTCGTAAACGAGCCTGTAAAAGTTGCCCAAGCCGCAACCGAAACTCCGGCAACCCCCACCAGCGTTGATTCCTTGAACCAAATCAACCGCTACAGCCGCGAAGGACAAGGCGCAACCAGCGCAGGTCAAGTTACCTCAGTGTCTCAGCTTTCCGATGTTCGTCCCACTGACTGGGCATTCCAAGCACTCCAATCCCTGGTTGAACGCTATGGCTGTATCGCTGGCTATCCCGATCGTACTTACCGGGGCAATCGCGCTCTGACTCGTTTCGAGTTCGCAGCCGGTCTGAATGCTTGTCTCGATCGAGTGAACGAATTGATCGCCGCTTCAACCGCTGACTTGGTGAAGAAAGAAGACCTCGCAACCCTACAGAAGCTGCAAGAGCAATTCGCAGCAGAGTTGGCAACAATTCGCGGACGAGTGGATGCGTTGGAAGCTCGCACAACCACGTTGGAGAGACAGCAATTCTCGACCACGACGAAACTCGCGGGTGAGGCAATCTTCGCAGTCACCGATGAGTTTGGTGTTCGTGGAACTGGCGGGAATAACACCGTCTTCCAGAACCGGATTCGTTTAGCATTAAACACCAGCTTCACCGGAAGAGACTTGTTAGTCACCCGGATTGCAGCAGGAAACGCTGACCTCTTCCAATTGAATGGCGCAGGCACACCGGGTGGAGCCGTAGCTGAAGGGATTCAAACCTTTAACTTCGGTAACACAGGCGGAAACCGTGGCTTCATTGACTGGGTTGCTTACTACTTCCCGGTTGGCGAAAACCTGAGATTCTATATCCCAGTAGTCGGCGGTTTGCACTATGACTATGCTCCGACCATCAGCCCTGCTTTGGATGCGGCTGACGGTGGTACAGGTCCGCTCTCGGTCTTCGCTCAACGTAACCCGATTTACTTGATCGGTGGTGGTAGTGGAATCGGTGCGACTTTCGGCATCAACAGCGCTTTCCAACTGAGTGCAGGTTATTTGGCTGACAACTCAGACGGAACTCAGCTCACCTTTGGAGCCAATAACCCTGCTGCTGGGGGTGGCTTGTTCAACGGAAGCTACGGTGCTTTGGCTCAATTGACCTTCACTCCAAGCAATGCCCTGCAAATCGGTTTAACCTACGTCAACGCCTACCGTCGTGGCGCGATCTTTGATACCGGTTCGGCATTGGCTTCTTCTGGAACCTTCCTGGCAAACCGTAACATCGGTGGATCGGGTGCTTCTCAAGTTAGCGCTTACGGTGCTTCGGTCGCATTCAGACCGAGTCCTAACATTGTGCTGAACGCATTTGGTTCGTTGATCAACGCGAACTTTGTGGATGACGGTGAAGGACAGAAAGACATCTGGACTTATGGAGTTGGGGTTGCGTTCCCTGACTTCGGTAAGAAAGGCAACCTGCTTGGATTTGTTGCGGGTGCTGAGCCTTACATGGGTAATCCGGGTGCTGGTTTGCGGAATGACATTCCGTTGCACTTTGAAGGATTCTACAAGTACCAATTGACCGACAACATCTCGGTGACTCCAGGTGTGATCTGGGTCGTGAATCCGGGTCAAAACGAGGCAAATGATGATGTTGTGATCGGTACGATTAGAACGACCTTCACGTTCTAA
- a CDS encoding hypothetical protein (similar to AA sequence:cyanobase_aa:Cyan7425_0951), producing MAKVNPIDVQKYLKGIDYPVNKEDLIKHAEKNGADETLKSLLQELPGDNFEKPTDVNKAIGQVE from the coding sequence ATGGCGAAAGTCAATCCGATCGATGTTCAAAAATATTTGAAGGGCATTGATTACCCAGTTAACAAAGAAGACTTAATCAAACACGCAGAAAAGAATGGGGCAGATGAGACCTTGAAATCGCTGCTTCAGGAATTGCCGGGAGACAACTTTGAGAAGCCGACTGATGTGAATAAAGCGATCGGACAAGTTGAATAA
- a CDS encoding CAB/ELIP/HLIP superfamily protein (similar to AA sequence:cyanobase_aa:LBDG_41900) → MQSPPSTTDLPISTAYNGKDRNAFLFGWTPQAELWNGRFAMIGFLAYLLWDLAGYSVVRDLLHLVG, encoded by the coding sequence ATGCAATCTCCTCCTAGCACGACCGATTTACCGATTTCTACCGCATACAATGGCAAAGACCGGAACGCATTTCTGTTTGGTTGGACTCCCCAAGCTGAACTTTGGAATGGACGTTTCGCAATGATTGGTTTTCTCGCATACCTCCTTTGGGATTTGGCAGGTTACAGCGTTGTTCGCGACTTGTTGCACTTGGTTGGTTAA
- a CDS encoding anti-sigma factor antagonist (similar to AA sequence:cyanobase_aa:LBDG_41890), with protein MELLTRTIQFPETLDDIVIAQFHEQANEAIQSDSDAILVDFAKVEFMSSPGLMALVIAFKRSREAGKPMLLQSVNERIRMLLELTGMDKVFEIMESPVEESEQVLVNQ; from the coding sequence ATGGAATTATTAACTCGGACGATTCAGTTTCCAGAGACGTTAGATGACATAGTGATCGCTCAATTCCATGAGCAAGCAAACGAAGCAATCCAGTCGGATTCGGATGCGATTCTCGTGGATTTCGCGAAGGTTGAGTTTATGAGTAGTCCTGGTTTGATGGCGTTGGTGATTGCATTTAAGCGATCGCGTGAAGCAGGAAAACCAATGCTCCTACAATCTGTCAACGAGCGCATTAGGATGCTTCTAGAATTAACCGGGATGGATAAAGTGTTTGAAATTATGGAAAGTCCCGTTGAAGAAAGTGAACAAGTCTTAGTCAATCAATAA
- a CDS encoding soluble epoxide hydrolase (similar to AA sequence:cyanobase_aa:LBDG_41880) has protein sequence MIETWTHDRIFTNGINLHYVTQGEGDLILFLHGFPEFWYSWRKQIPEFAKDHKAVAIDLRGYNDSDKPTGNDAYRMSEFVADVKGVIEGLGYQRCTLVGHDWGGAIAWNFAYTYPDMLDKLVILNLPHPAKFSQGLTTPQQMLKSWYILFFQLPALPEFLIQLNDYKVIESAFLGMAVNKDAFTKEDIDQYKNAIAKRGALTSMINYYRNAFQSGIVRKDWGVLEMPTLMIWGEEDTALGKELTYGTEEYVKDFRIRYIPNCSHWVQQEQPELVNQYIREFI, from the coding sequence ATGATCGAAACTTGGACGCACGATCGCATTTTCACAAACGGAATCAATCTCCATTACGTCACTCAAGGCGAAGGTGATTTAATTCTTTTCTTGCATGGTTTTCCTGAGTTCTGGTATTCCTGGCGCAAACAAATCCCAGAATTCGCCAAAGATCACAAAGCGGTTGCGATCGATCTTCGTGGCTACAATGACAGCGATAAACCGACTGGCAATGATGCTTATCGAATGTCCGAATTTGTCGCCGATGTGAAAGGCGTAATCGAAGGATTAGGCTATCAGCGCTGTACCCTTGTAGGACACGATTGGGGAGGTGCGATCGCGTGGAATTTTGCTTACACCTATCCCGATATGCTCGATAAATTAGTGATCCTAAATCTGCCTCACCCTGCAAAATTTTCTCAAGGATTAACTACACCTCAGCAAATGTTGAAAAGTTGGTACATTCTCTTTTTCCAACTTCCTGCTTTGCCAGAATTCTTAATTCAGCTTAATGATTACAAGGTGATAGAATCTGCGTTTTTAGGAATGGCAGTTAACAAAGATGCTTTCACGAAGGAAGACATCGATCAGTATAAGAATGCGATCGCAAAACGAGGTGCGTTGACTTCAATGATCAACTATTATCGCAATGCGTTTCAGTCTGGAATTGTTAGAAAAGATTGGGGTGTTTTAGAGATGCCAACTCTGATGATTTGGGGAGAAGAAGATACCGCATTAGGCAAAGAACTGACCTATGGAACTGAGGAATACGTCAAGGATTTTCGGATTCGATATATTCCAAACTGTAGCCATTGGGTGCAGCAAGAACAGCCCGAATTAGTGAATCAATATATTCGAGAGTTTATCTAA